One part of the Flavobacterium johnsoniae UW101 genome encodes these proteins:
- the traK gene encoding conjugative transposon protein TraK yields MEFKTLRNIENSFRQIRLYAIVFALLCTGITGSALWYSYRFADRQREKIYVLDNGKSLMLALSQDAAVNRPVEAREHVRRFHELFFTLAPDKDAIESNMKRAFSLADKSAFDYYKDLSEKGYYNRIISGNVQQRIEIDSVVCSFESYPYSVRSYAREFIIRSSNVTQRSLVTSCLLVNSVRSDSNPQGFNIEKFAVLENKDMQIIER; encoded by the coding sequence ATGGAATTCAAGACATTACGAAACATAGAAAACAGTTTCCGGCAGATCAGGCTCTACGCCATCGTTTTTGCACTGCTCTGTACGGGAATCACGGGATCCGCCCTGTGGTATTCCTACCGTTTTGCCGATCGGCAGCGCGAGAAGATTTATGTGCTGGACAACGGGAAATCCCTGATGCTGGCACTGTCGCAGGATGCGGCGGTCAACAGGCCCGTCGAGGCAAGGGAGCATGTGAGGCGTTTCCACGAGCTTTTCTTTACGCTGGCTCCGGACAAGGACGCCATTGAAAGCAATATGAAGCGCGCCTTCAGCCTTGCCGACAAAAGCGCCTTCGACTACTACAAGGACCTGTCCGAGAAGGGCTATTACAACCGCATCATATCGGGCAATGTGCAGCAGCGCATCGAGATTGACAGCGTGGTGTGCAGCTTCGAATCCTATCCGTATTCGGTTAGGTCGTACGCCAGGGAATTCATCATACGTTCGAGCAATGTGACACAGCGGAGCCTTGTTACCTCGTGTCTGCTGGTTAATTCCGTGCGCTCGGACAGCAATCCGCAGGGCTTCAATATTGAAAAATTCGCAGTGCTGGAAAATAAGGATATGCAGATCATTGAACGGTGA
- the traJ gene encoding conjugative transposon protein TraJ produces the protein MEFNNLHEVLRSLYDDMMPLAGDMAAVAKGLAGLGALFYVALHVWQALARAEPIDVYPMLRPFALGLCIMFFPSIVLGSINAVLSPIVSGTHGILQGQVLDLNRLQQQKDQLEYEAMVRNPETSYMASDEEFEKKLDELGWSPSDIGTMAGMYMDRQAYQMEKMIKQWFRNFLEVLFQAAALVIDTIRTFFLIVLSILGPIAFAISVWDGFQSTLTQWITRYVSVYLWLPVADLFSSMLARIQSLIIERDIEMLSDPAFIPDTSNTVYVIFMIIGIVGYFTVPTVTGWIIQAGGGGNFMRNVSQTAMKAGNIAGAGAGSAAGNIAGRLVSRS, from the coding sequence ATGGAGTTCAATAATCTCCATGAGGTGCTCCGCTCGCTTTACGATGACATGATGCCCCTTGCGGGGGATATGGCGGCGGTTGCGAAGGGGCTGGCAGGGCTTGGAGCGCTGTTCTACGTGGCACTGCATGTCTGGCAGGCGCTGGCAAGGGCGGAACCCATTGACGTCTATCCGATGCTGCGTCCCTTCGCGCTTGGCCTGTGCATCATGTTCTTCCCGAGCATCGTTCTGGGAAGCATCAATGCGGTGCTGAGTCCGATAGTCAGCGGAACCCACGGCATACTGCAGGGACAGGTTCTTGACCTTAACAGGCTGCAGCAGCAGAAGGACCAGCTGGAATATGAGGCGATGGTCCGCAATCCCGAAACCTCTTATATGGCTTCAGATGAGGAATTCGAGAAGAAGCTCGACGAGCTGGGATGGTCGCCCTCGGATATCGGGACCATGGCGGGGATGTATATGGACCGGCAGGCCTATCAGATGGAAAAGATGATAAAGCAGTGGTTCCGGAACTTTCTGGAGGTGCTTTTCCAGGCCGCGGCGCTGGTGATCGACACCATAAGGACGTTTTTCCTCATAGTGCTTTCCATCCTTGGGCCGATTGCTTTTGCCATATCGGTCTGGGACGGTTTCCAGTCGACGCTCACCCAGTGGATCACCAGATATGTCAGCGTGTATCTGTGGCTTCCCGTAGCGGACCTTTTCAGTTCCATGCTGGCGCGCATCCAGTCGCTGATCATCGAAAGGGACATCGAGATGCTTTCGGACCCGGCTTTCATACCCGACACCTCCAATACCGTCTACGTGATTTTCATGATCATAGGCATTGTGGGCTATTTCACGGTGCCGACCGTGACGGGCTGGATCATCCAGGCCGGAGGCGGAGGCAATTTCATGCGCAATGTGAGCCAGACGGCCATGAAAGCCGGGAACATCGCCGGAGCGGGCGCGGGTTCCGCCGCAGGAAATATAGCAGGAAGGCTGGTCAGCAGATCCTGA
- a CDS encoding DUF4141 domain-containing protein: MKKMLSMAFAAVMLAAAPCAKAQFVVTDPANLASGILNSANEIIQTSSTVSNVVKNFKEVQKVYNQGKEYYDKLQAVNNLVKDARKVQQTVLLVGDVSQIYVQNFGRMINDPNFTPQELIAIGNGYTALLGESTELLKELKQIVSTSSLSLNDKERMDLINRIYKEVKEYHSLVRYYTNKNISVSYLRAKKKNDAKSVLDLYGTSNQKYW; this comes from the coding sequence ATGAAAAAAATGCTATCAATGGCGTTTGCGGCAGTCATGCTTGCCGCTGCGCCGTGCGCAAAAGCGCAGTTTGTGGTTACAGACCCGGCCAATCTGGCCTCGGGCATACTCAACAGTGCCAATGAAATCATACAGACGTCCTCGACGGTCTCCAATGTAGTGAAGAACTTCAAGGAGGTGCAGAAGGTCTACAATCAGGGAAAGGAGTATTACGACAAGCTGCAGGCGGTGAACAACCTGGTGAAGGATGCGCGAAAGGTGCAGCAGACCGTGCTTCTGGTGGGAGATGTATCGCAGATCTACGTGCAGAATTTCGGCAGGATGATCAATGACCCCAATTTTACGCCGCAGGAGCTCATCGCCATCGGGAATGGGTATACGGCGCTTCTGGGAGAAAGCACCGAGCTTTTGAAGGAGCTCAAACAGATCGTGAGCACATCGAGCCTGTCGCTGAATGACAAGGAGCGCATGGACCTGATCAACAGAATCTACAAGGAAGTCAAGGAATACCACAGCCTGGTGCGATACTACACCAACAAGAACATATCGGTGAGCTATCTCAGGGCGAAAAAGAAGAACGACGCCAAAAGCGTGCTTGACCTGTACGGGACCTCCAACCAGAAATACTGGTAG
- a CDS encoding TraG family conjugative transposon ATPase, translating into MRNSSKTATLESRLPLLAVEQNCIISKDGDVTACFAVSLPELFTAGSADYEAIHSAWHKAVKTLPDFTVVHKQDWYVKENYNPNMEGEEQSFLARTFERHFNERPFLNHCCYLFLTKTTRERMRMQSNFSSLCRGTLIPKEVRDPEAIRRFMETVAQFERILNDSGLIRLNRLTEEDLTGADHRQGILEQYLTLSKEEGASLEDIALGAEQVRVGSKRLSLHTLSDTDDLPAAVASDTRYEKLSTDRSDCRLSFAAPVGLLLGCNHIYNQYLFLDSSEENLQKFEKSARNMHSLARYSRANQINREWIEKYLNEAHSLGLSSIRAHFNIMAWSDDPAELKQLKNDCGSALALMECKPRHNTADAATLYWAGMPGNAGDFPCEESFYTFIEPALCLFTQETNYRSSPSPFGIKMADRLTGRPIHLDISDLPMKRGIITNRNKFILGPSGSGKSFFTNHMVRQYYEQGAHVLLVDTGNSYQGLCGLINSRTRGEDGVYFTYTEDNPIAFNPFYTDDKVFDIEKRESIKTLIMTLWKRDDEPPTRSEEVALSNAVNGYIELIRDNGLAPSFNGFYEYVKGDYHEILKEKQVREKDFDIANFLNVLEPYYRGGEYDYLLNSDRQLDLLAKRFIVFEIDAIKDHKILFPIVTIIIMEVFINKMRRLKGVRKLILIEEAWKAIAKEGMAEYIKYLFKTVRKFFGEAIVVTQEVDDIIKSPIVKESIINNSDCKILLDQRKYMNKFDDIQAMLGLTDKEKAQVLSINMNNSPSRLYKEVWIGLGGTQSAVYATEVSLEEYLAYTTEETEKMEVMQAAAELDGNVELAIRHIAKLRWERENENNQ; encoded by the coding sequence ATGAGGAATTCGTCAAAGACAGCAACGCTGGAGAGCAGATTACCCCTGCTGGCGGTGGAGCAGAACTGCATCATCTCCAAGGATGGGGATGTTACGGCCTGCTTTGCCGTATCGCTTCCGGAGCTTTTTACTGCGGGATCGGCAGATTATGAGGCCATCCATTCCGCCTGGCACAAGGCGGTGAAGACCCTGCCTGATTTTACGGTCGTGCACAAGCAGGACTGGTATGTCAAGGAAAACTACAATCCGAATATGGAGGGGGAGGAACAGAGTTTCCTTGCAAGAACCTTCGAGAGGCATTTCAACGAACGCCCGTTCCTGAACCACTGCTGCTATCTGTTCCTCACCAAGACCACACGGGAAAGGATGAGGATGCAGAGCAATTTCTCATCGCTCTGCAGGGGAACGCTGATTCCGAAAGAAGTCAGGGATCCAGAGGCTATCAGGAGATTTATGGAGACTGTGGCGCAGTTTGAGCGCATCCTCAACGACAGCGGGCTTATCAGGCTCAATAGGCTGACGGAAGAAGACCTGACGGGAGCCGATCACAGGCAGGGGATACTGGAGCAGTACCTTACCCTTTCCAAAGAGGAGGGCGCATCATTGGAAGATATCGCCTTGGGAGCTGAGCAGGTTAGGGTGGGTTCCAAAAGGCTTTCGCTGCATACGCTTTCCGATACGGACGACCTCCCTGCGGCTGTTGCATCCGATACCCGCTACGAGAAGCTCTCGACCGACCGCAGCGACTGCCGCCTGTCTTTTGCCGCTCCAGTCGGCCTTCTTCTGGGCTGCAACCATATCTACAACCAGTACCTGTTTCTGGACAGCAGCGAGGAGAACCTGCAGAAGTTCGAGAAGTCGGCGCGAAACATGCATTCCCTTGCACGCTACAGCAGGGCGAACCAGATCAATAGGGAATGGATAGAGAAATACCTGAACGAGGCGCATTCGTTGGGGCTCAGTTCCATCAGGGCGCATTTCAACATTATGGCATGGTCGGATGATCCTGCAGAGCTCAAACAGCTCAAGAATGACTGCGGCAGCGCTCTGGCGCTGATGGAATGCAAACCGAGGCACAACACGGCTGACGCCGCGACGCTGTATTGGGCGGGAATGCCGGGCAATGCGGGCGATTTCCCATGCGAGGAAAGCTTCTACACCTTCATTGAGCCTGCGCTGTGCCTGTTCACACAGGAAACGAACTACCGCAGCTCCCCATCGCCGTTCGGCATCAAGATGGCCGACAGGCTCACCGGCAGACCGATCCATCTGGATATTTCGGACCTGCCCATGAAGCGCGGGATCATCACCAACCGCAACAAGTTCATCCTCGGGCCTTCGGGAAGCGGGAAGTCCTTCTTTACCAACCATATGGTCAGGCAGTACTACGAGCAGGGTGCGCATGTGCTTCTGGTGGATACAGGGAATTCCTATCAGGGACTGTGCGGGCTGATCAACAGCAGGACCCGAGGGGAGGACGGTGTCTACTTCACCTACACGGAGGACAATCCCATTGCCTTCAACCCCTTCTATACCGATGACAAGGTATTCGATATAGAGAAAAGGGAAAGCATCAAAACCCTGATAATGACCCTGTGGAAGCGGGATGACGAGCCTCCGACGCGTTCGGAGGAAGTGGCGCTTTCCAATGCCGTGAACGGCTACATCGAGCTGATCAGGGACAATGGGCTGGCTCCATCCTTCAACGGATTCTACGAGTACGTAAAGGGGGATTACCACGAAATCCTGAAAGAGAAGCAGGTGCGCGAGAAGGACTTTGACATCGCCAATTTTCTGAATGTGCTGGAGCCGTATTACAGGGGAGGCGAGTACGATTACCTGCTGAATTCGGACAGGCAGCTGGACCTGCTGGCTAAACGGTTTATAGTCTTTGAAATCGATGCGATAAAGGACCACAAGATCCTGTTTCCCATAGTGACGATCATCATCATGGAGGTCTTCATCAACAAGATGAGAAGGCTGAAGGGGGTGCGCAAGCTGATCCTTATCGAGGAGGCTTGGAAGGCGATCGCCAAGGAAGGAATGGCCGAGTACATAAAGTACCTTTTCAAGACCGTGCGCAAGTTCTTCGGCGAGGCCATAGTGGTGACCCAGGAAGTGGACGATATCATCAAATCTCCCATTGTGAAGGAGAGCATCATCAACAATTCCGACTGCAAGATCCTTCTGGACCAGCGCAAGTACATGAACAAATTCGATGACATACAGGCGATGCTCGGACTTACCGACAAGGAAAAGGCGCAGGTGCTTTCGATCAATATGAACAACAGTCCCTCTCGTCTCTACAAGGAAGTCTGGATAGGTCTGGGAGGAACCCAGTCCGCGGTGTATGCCACCGAGGTGAGCCTGGAGGAATACCTGGCCTACACGACCGAGGAAACCGAAAAGATGGAGGTCATGCAGGCGGCTGCAGAGCTGGACGGTAACGTCGAGCTAGCCATCAGGCATATTGCGAAGCTGAGATGGGAGAGGGAAAACGAGAATAATCAATAA
- a CDS encoding DUF4133 domain-containing protein, protein MTAYSINKGIGRTVEFRGLKAQYLFIFAGGLLGMLILTMILYMAGASSYICLFLGGGGSTLVVWQTFALNRKYGEHGLMKIAAGKRHPRYIVCRRSVRRCLKCSAKSAAL, encoded by the coding sequence ATGACTGCTTACAGCATCAATAAGGGCATCGGCAGGACCGTCGAATTCAGGGGGCTCAAGGCGCAGTATCTCTTCATTTTTGCGGGAGGGCTGCTTGGGATGCTCATCTTGACCATGATCCTTTACATGGCAGGCGCCAGTTCTTACATCTGCCTTTTTTTGGGCGGCGGGGGATCTACGCTGGTTGTCTGGCAGACTTTTGCGCTGAACAGAAAGTACGGAGAGCATGGGCTGATGAAGATCGCGGCAGGGAAAAGACATCCGCGCTACATCGTGTGCCGCAGGTCGGTACGAAGATGTTTGAAATGTTCAGCCAAATCCGCCGCCTTATGA
- a CDS encoding DUF4134 domain-containing protein, with the protein MEKKRKESLLSASMMVLAGIGAAAQGNGTAGITEATQMVTSYFDPATQLIYAIGAVVGLIGGVKVYNKFSSGDPDTSKTAASWFGACIFLIVAATILRSFFL; encoded by the coding sequence ATGGAAAAAAAGAGAAAAGAAAGCCTGCTTTCGGCATCCATGATGGTGCTGGCAGGCATTGGCGCAGCCGCGCAGGGAAACGGAACTGCCGGCATTACGGAGGCCACCCAGATGGTGACCTCTTATTTTGATCCCGCAACCCAGCTGATCTACGCCATAGGGGCGGTGGTTGGGCTGATTGGAGGTGTTAAGGTGTACAACAAATTCAGCAGCGGTGACCCCGACACCAGCAAAACCGCCGCCAGCTGGTTTGGGGCCTGCATCTTTCTGATCGTTGCGGCCACGATCCTAAGATCCTTTTTCCTTTAA
- a CDS encoding cysteine desulfurase family protein, whose product MRDTLIYLDNNATTAVDNRVVEVINIYFNQLYGNASSLYNFGSKSKLILEQARTSISDLIDAEPESIYFTSGATESVNLALKGLALSPKNSKKHIITCSTEHKAVLETCEYLQSIGYEIDYLPVNNGGAIDLEVLKSLIKEDTLLVCLMWVNNETGVIHPINEIGKITKAAGVYFVCDGSQGVGKLPISVTSSNIDIFCFSGHKLYASKGVGGIYIGSEITRNDKIQPLIHGGGQEDNLRSGTHNVPLIAGLGKAFEIAREEMQKNEDHIVRLKTLLESELSKMSQTSINGVQEPRIFNTVNVCILGLDSEVFIGINSDIAVSNGSACTSALVQPSHVLLAMGLSTNDAMDSIRISIGKYNTESEIHQLIERINNFIN is encoded by the coding sequence TTGAGAGATACTTTAATATATTTAGACAACAATGCCACTACTGCCGTTGACAATCGAGTTGTTGAGGTAATTAATATTTACTTCAATCAACTTTATGGCAATGCAAGCAGTCTTTATAATTTCGGATCTAAATCCAAATTAATTTTAGAACAAGCAAGAACCAGCATTTCTGATTTGATTGATGCTGAGCCAGAAAGCATCTATTTTACCTCGGGCGCGACTGAAAGCGTCAACCTGGCATTGAAGGGTCTTGCATTAAGCCCTAAAAATTCAAAAAAACACATCATAACATGCAGTACCGAGCATAAAGCCGTATTGGAAACATGTGAGTATTTGCAAAGCATCGGATATGAAATCGATTACCTGCCTGTTAATAATGGGGGAGCCATAGACCTTGAAGTCCTTAAATCCCTAATTAAAGAGGATACTCTTTTGGTTTGTCTAATGTGGGTCAATAATGAAACTGGTGTCATTCACCCCATTAATGAAATTGGGAAAATAACTAAAGCCGCGGGGGTGTATTTCGTCTGCGACGGCTCTCAGGGAGTCGGAAAACTGCCTATCAGCGTAACAAGCTCTAATATTGACATTTTCTGCTTTTCTGGCCATAAATTGTACGCCAGTAAAGGTGTTGGAGGAATCTATATCGGTTCCGAAATAACCCGTAATGATAAAATACAGCCACTAATACACGGCGGTGGTCAGGAAGACAATTTGAGAAGCGGCACGCATAATGTCCCTTTAATTGCCGGATTAGGAAAAGCATTCGAAATTGCTAGGGAAGAAATGCAGAAAAATGAAGATCATATAGTGCGGCTCAAAACCTTACTTGAATCTGAATTGTCAAAAATGAGCCAGACTTCTATTAATGGCGTACAGGAACCAAGAATCTTCAATACCGTAAATGTGTGCATACTCGGCCTTGACAGCGAAGTTTTTATCGGAATTAACAGTGACATTGCCGTGAGCAACGGCTCTGCCTGCACCTCTGCATTAGTACAACCTTCTCACGTCCTTTTAGCAATGGGATTAAGCACTAATGATGCCATGGACAGCATACGCATTTCGATAGGTAAATATAACACCGAGAGTGAGATTCACCAACTCATCGAGCGGATCAATAACTTTATCAATTAA
- a CDS encoding ATP-binding protein gives MELLYVWIENFRNINNKGLNFSNQYEINYDRLSNNLTINLLDGSNALKKRGRILKFKGDEINYLENFFSSEPLERISNISQVTAIIGKNSSGKSNIIDFILTAISKGRRDRLSPNYVLIFKKNDKPYFFGRTEGKSITTSKVECLEVELEKADINSEWETMFYSNVADNKEYLFEGSSINNCSFEAMNKLQSNKIRFVDSPIFSDTWQKLNPNNNPERKIRFIFNPIAFTELESAFIAEDKIEGIIKRYRKAIYQESTSNYNRFKYGLAVNLLSFLISKNVPMDDFLDGVQLVGQEGMAEAIATLNPKVVAFLNSFHHSEIEDLSESDYSLYNDLLQELESQNFNFGQIEKYSNSILVDFSNEFKDLIDNKQDLFNNPSLISHDWSKLSSGMRAYLNLFSQLYSVSEKVRGNSKSLLICIDEGDLYLHPEWQKNFLNDLIWFISHVFQSSKVQLILTSHSPFLISDLPKENVILLDDNCNPSRQLNEESSFGANIHQLYTKQFFLKNGSIGEFAKRKITTLLNDIKEMTEDNVELYQKRVDMIGEPVLRFRLQDELKKRLSQLSKETQIKWHKSEISKLTAS, from the coding sequence ATGGAACTACTCTACGTATGGATTGAGAATTTCAGAAATATCAATAATAAAGGCTTAAATTTTTCCAACCAATATGAAATCAATTACGATAGATTATCAAATAATTTGACAATTAACCTGTTGGATGGCAGTAATGCCTTAAAAAAACGTGGCCGCATCTTGAAATTTAAAGGCGATGAAATTAATTATCTTGAGAATTTCTTCAGTTCTGAACCTTTAGAAAGGATATCTAATATTTCTCAGGTCACGGCTATTATTGGAAAAAACTCATCAGGTAAAAGTAATATTATAGATTTTATACTTACAGCAATAAGTAAAGGGCGAAGGGATAGATTAAGCCCTAATTATGTTTTGATTTTTAAAAAGAATGACAAACCTTATTTTTTTGGCAGAACTGAGGGCAAGAGTATTACGACTTCGAAAGTTGAATGTTTGGAAGTTGAATTAGAAAAAGCTGATATTAACAGCGAATGGGAGACCATGTTCTACTCCAATGTTGCAGATAATAAGGAATATCTTTTTGAAGGAAGCAGTATCAATAATTGTTCATTCGAAGCAATGAACAAATTGCAGTCAAATAAGATCAGATTTGTCGATTCTCCAATTTTTAGTGACACTTGGCAAAAATTAAATCCCAATAACAATCCAGAAAGAAAGATCAGGTTCATTTTTAATCCAATTGCTTTTACGGAACTTGAAAGTGCTTTTATTGCTGAAGATAAAATTGAAGGTATCATCAAACGTTACAGAAAGGCAATTTACCAGGAATCAACATCTAACTACAATAGATTTAAATACGGACTGGCAGTTAATCTGCTTAGTTTTCTAATTTCTAAAAACGTCCCGATGGATGATTTTTTGGACGGTGTTCAATTAGTTGGACAGGAAGGAATGGCAGAAGCTATCGCGACCTTAAATCCAAAAGTTGTTGCCTTTCTAAACAGTTTTCATCACAGTGAAATTGAAGACCTGAGCGAATCAGATTACAGTTTGTACAATGATCTGCTGCAGGAATTGGAATCCCAAAATTTTAACTTTGGACAGATAGAAAAATACAGCAATTCAATTCTTGTGGATTTTAGTAATGAGTTCAAAGATCTTATAGACAATAAACAAGATCTTTTTAATAATCCATCACTCATATCGCATGATTGGTCTAAATTGAGTTCAGGCATGAGAGCCTACCTAAATTTATTTTCGCAACTATACTCGGTGAGTGAAAAAGTTAGAGGAAACTCCAAAAGCCTATTGATATGTATAGACGAAGGTGACCTATATCTGCATCCGGAATGGCAAAAGAATTTTCTAAATGATCTCATCTGGTTTATCTCACATGTGTTTCAATCCTCAAAAGTTCAATTGATTCTCACTTCGCATTCCCCATTTCTAATCTCTGATCTTCCAAAAGAAAATGTCATTCTTTTAGATGATAATTGCAACCCAAGTAGACAGCTAAATGAAGAATCTTCTTTTGGGGCAAATATCCATCAGTTGTATACAAAACAATTTTTTCTGAAGAACGGCTCGATTGGGGAATTCGCAAAGAGGAAGATTACAACTCTTTTGAATGACATAAAGGAAATGACCGAGGATAATGTTGAATTATACCAAAAAAGGGTTGATATGATTGGAGAACCGGTTTTACGCTTTAGGCTGCAAGATGAATTAAAAAAGAGATTGAGCCAATTATCAAAAGAAACGCAGATCAAATGGCATAAATCAGAAATTTCTAAACTGACTGCATCATGA
- a CDS encoding HNH endonuclease, producing the protein MIFIGSIPDSILDSHWTYFTASDGYAKINSFAEDEGIEESQRNYFIRLRDNPDILKSIVVGRPHELKIEIEHYQTNIINEIALLSQYQSFLALGTFDQICERINRKAESFVGKVEVLRRKNEYRDTLVGLKTELNPALFPNPNAGAKIPINLLKSMFSALKGQFTESVKDFYSKIYTIFNYDALIEAKEPWGAYKLTNELNVNVCPYCNRNYINTSYNDHGKTRPELDHFFPKSKYPFLSISIYNLIPSCHICNSSLKGAKDFYLEPHLHPFMEFKNDDFQFEIKYREDVIEEIVADVDSFEIVVTTLTEDADLKTSINNSCKTFLIKELYNLHKDVAQELLFKSVYYNETKIHELKSILGDQAGIDDNFLKRVIIGTYADSRSIGKRSLSKYSYDIISKTDLKRTLDL; encoded by the coding sequence ATGATTTTTATAGGAAGTATACCCGATTCCATACTCGATTCTCATTGGACCTATTTCACAGCATCTGACGGTTATGCAAAAATAAACTCATTTGCCGAAGATGAAGGAATTGAAGAATCCCAACGCAATTATTTTATCAGACTGCGGGACAATCCTGATATTTTGAAATCCATTGTTGTCGGCAGACCGCATGAATTAAAAATAGAAATTGAACATTATCAAACAAATATAATAAATGAAATAGCTTTACTTTCACAGTATCAAAGTTTTTTAGCTCTCGGTACATTTGATCAAATATGTGAGCGCATCAACAGAAAGGCAGAGAGTTTTGTTGGAAAAGTTGAGGTACTTCGCAGGAAAAATGAATATCGTGACACTTTGGTGGGCTTAAAAACGGAACTGAATCCCGCCTTATTTCCAAACCCAAATGCAGGAGCAAAAATTCCCATTAATCTTTTAAAATCAATGTTTTCAGCGCTTAAAGGACAATTTACTGAAAGCGTAAAGGACTTTTATTCCAAGATTTACACCATTTTCAATTATGATGCCCTAATTGAGGCAAAAGAACCTTGGGGAGCCTATAAATTGACAAATGAACTCAATGTTAATGTATGCCCCTATTGCAACAGGAACTATATCAACACCAGCTATAACGACCATGGAAAAACGAGGCCCGAACTTGACCACTTTTTTCCTAAATCAAAATATCCGTTCCTATCAATATCAATTTACAATTTGATACCTAGTTGCCATATCTGTAACTCAAGTTTAAAAGGTGCTAAGGATTTTTATCTCGAACCGCATCTCCACCCATTTATGGAGTTTAAGAACGACGATTTCCAATTTGAAATCAAATATCGCGAGGACGTTATTGAAGAAATAGTCGCCGATGTGGATAGCTTTGAAATCGTTGTGACAACTTTGACCGAAGATGCGGACTTAAAAACCAGCATCAACAATTCTTGCAAGACATTTCTAATAAAAGAACTATACAATCTGCATAAGGACGTTGCGCAGGAACTACTCTTCAAATCCGTTTATTACAATGAAACAAAAATACATGAATTGAAAAGCATATTGGGCGACCAGGCAGGTATTGACGACAATTTTCTAAAAAGAGTAATAATCGGTACATATGCTGACAGCAGAAGTATCGGCAAAAGATCACTTTCAAAGTACTCTTATGATATCATATCGAAAACGGACTTGAAGAGGACTTTAGATTTATAA